One window from the genome of Streptomyces sp. NBC_00287 encodes:
- the gltB gene encoding glutamate synthase large subunit, with translation MRTPRQPSQHSANGQNWSFMDARPAAQGMYDPRNEHDACGVGFVATLTGEASHALVEQALTVLRNLEHRGATGSEPDSGDGAGILSQVPDAFFREVAGFELPAAGAYAVGIAFLPENGTEDAVSQIETVAAEEGLTVLGWREVPVAPELLGATARSTMPAFRQIFVTDGVSADIDLDRKAFVLRKRAEREAGVYFPSLSARTIVYKGMLTTGQLEPFFPDLSDRRFASAIALVHSRFSTNTFPSWPLAHPYRFVAHNGEINTVKGNRNWMVARESQLVSELFGTEKLERIFPICTPDASDSASFDEVLELLHLGGRSLPHSVLMMIPEAWENHDSMDPARRAFYQFHATMMEPWDGPACVTFTDGKQVGAVLDRNGLRPGRYWVTDEGLVVLGSEVGVLDIDPSKVVRKGRLQPGRMFLVDTVEHRIIEDDEIKAQLAAEKPYAEWLEAGEIELSDLPEREHIVHTHASVTRRQQTFGYTEEELRIILAPMAKAAAEPIGSMGTDSPIAALSERPRLLFDYFTQLFAQVTNPPLDAIREELVTSLRSSLGPASNLLEPTAASCRSVTLPFPVIDNDELAKLIHINADGDMPGFKAATLSGLYRVSGGGDSLAARIEEICAEADAAIENGARLIVLSDRHSDAEHAPIPSLLLTAAVHHHLIRTKQRTQVGLLVEAGDVREVHHVALLIGFGAAAVNPYLAMESVEDLVRAGTFLPGMEPEQAIRNLIYALGKGVLKVMSKMGISTVASYRGAQVFEAVGLDQAFVEKYFNGTATKIGGVGIDVIAKEVAARHAKAYPASGIAPAHRALDIGGEYQWRREGEPHLFDPETVFRLQHSTRTGRYDIFKKYTDRVNEQSERLMTLRGLFGFTSDRQPISIDEVEPVSEIVKRFSTGAMSYGSISKEAHETLAIAMNQLGGKSNTGEGGEDADRLYDPARRSSIKQVASGRFGVTSEYLVNADDIQIKMAQGAKPGEGGQLPGHKVYPWVAKTRHSTPGVGLISPPPHHDIYSIEDLAQLIHDLKNANPQARIHVKLVSEVGVGTVAAGVSKAHADVVLISGHDGGTGASPLTSLKHAGGPWELGLAETQQTLLLNGLRDRIVVQTDGQLKTGRDVVIAALLGAEEFGFATAPLVVSGCVMMRVCHLDTCPVGIATQNPTLRDRFSGKAEYVVNFFQFIAEEVREILAELGFRSIEEAVGHAEALDVTRAVDHWKAQGLNLEPLFHVPALPEGAVRHQLIEQDHGLEKALDNELIKLAADALAADSATDAQPVRAQVAIRNINRTVGTMLGHEVTKKFGGAGLPDDTIDITFTGSAGQSFGAFLPRGVTLRLEGDANDYVGKGLSGGRVIVRPDRNADHLAEYSTIAGNTIAYGATGGELFLRGRTGERFCVRNSGATVVSEGVGDHGCEYMTGGHAVVLGETGRNFAAGMSGGVAYVIDLDRDNVNVGNLDAIEALSDDDRKWLHDVVRRHAEETGSTVAEKLLADWDANVERFSKIIPSTYKAVLAAKAAAEQAGLSETEITEKMMEAAING, from the coding sequence CCACCGGCTCCGAGCCCGACTCGGGTGACGGCGCCGGCATCCTCTCCCAGGTGCCGGACGCCTTCTTCCGCGAGGTAGCCGGATTCGAGCTGCCCGCGGCCGGTGCGTACGCCGTCGGTATCGCCTTCCTGCCGGAGAACGGCACCGAGGACGCCGTCTCACAGATCGAGACGGTCGCCGCTGAGGAGGGCCTCACCGTCCTCGGCTGGCGTGAGGTTCCCGTCGCGCCCGAACTGCTCGGCGCCACCGCCCGTTCGACGATGCCCGCCTTCCGGCAGATCTTCGTCACCGACGGCGTCTCGGCGGACATCGACCTCGACCGCAAGGCCTTTGTGCTGCGCAAGCGCGCCGAGCGCGAGGCCGGCGTCTACTTCCCGTCGCTGTCCGCCCGCACGATCGTGTACAAGGGCATGCTGACCACCGGCCAGCTGGAGCCCTTCTTCCCGGACCTGTCCGACCGCCGCTTCGCCTCCGCGATCGCGCTCGTGCACTCCCGGTTCTCCACGAACACCTTCCCGTCGTGGCCGCTCGCCCACCCGTACCGCTTCGTCGCGCACAACGGTGAGATCAACACCGTCAAGGGCAACCGCAACTGGATGGTCGCCCGCGAGTCGCAGCTCGTCTCCGAGCTCTTCGGTACGGAGAAGCTGGAGCGGATCTTCCCGATCTGCACCCCCGACGCCTCCGACTCCGCGTCCTTCGACGAGGTCCTCGAACTCCTGCACCTCGGCGGCCGTTCGCTGCCGCACTCCGTGCTGATGATGATCCCGGAGGCGTGGGAGAACCACGACTCCATGGACCCGGCCCGGCGCGCCTTCTACCAGTTCCACGCCACGATGATGGAGCCCTGGGACGGCCCGGCCTGTGTCACCTTCACCGACGGCAAGCAGGTCGGCGCGGTCCTGGACCGCAACGGCCTTCGCCCCGGCCGCTACTGGGTCACCGACGAGGGCCTGGTCGTCCTCGGCTCCGAGGTCGGCGTCCTCGACATCGACCCCTCCAAGGTCGTCCGCAAGGGCCGGCTGCAGCCCGGCAGGATGTTCCTCGTCGACACCGTCGAGCACCGCATCATCGAGGACGACGAGATCAAGGCCCAGCTCGCCGCGGAGAAGCCCTACGCGGAGTGGCTGGAGGCCGGCGAGATCGAGCTGTCCGACCTGCCCGAGCGCGAGCACATCGTGCACACCCACGCCTCGGTCACCCGCCGCCAGCAGACCTTCGGTTACACCGAGGAAGAGCTGCGGATCATCCTGGCGCCGATGGCCAAGGCCGCCGCCGAGCCGATCGGTTCGATGGGCACCGACTCGCCGATCGCCGCGCTGAGCGAGCGTCCGCGCCTGCTCTTCGACTACTTCACCCAGCTGTTCGCGCAGGTCACCAACCCGCCGCTGGACGCCATCCGCGAGGAGCTCGTCACCTCGCTGCGTTCGTCCCTCGGCCCCGCGAGCAACCTGCTGGAGCCGACGGCCGCGTCCTGTCGTAGCGTCACGCTGCCGTTCCCGGTGATCGACAACGACGAGCTGGCCAAGCTCATCCACATCAACGCCGACGGCGACATGCCCGGCTTCAAGGCCGCGACCCTGTCCGGTCTGTACCGGGTCTCCGGCGGCGGTGACTCCCTCGCCGCGCGCATCGAGGAGATCTGCGCCGAGGCCGACGCCGCCATCGAGAACGGCGCCCGTCTGATCGTCCTGTCGGACCGTCACTCCGACGCCGAGCACGCGCCGATCCCCTCGCTGCTGCTCACCGCGGCCGTCCACCACCACCTCATCCGCACCAAGCAGCGCACCCAGGTGGGCCTGCTGGTCGAGGCCGGTGACGTCCGCGAGGTCCACCATGTCGCCCTGCTCATCGGCTTCGGCGCCGCGGCGGTCAACCCGTACCTGGCGATGGAGTCGGTCGAGGACCTGGTCCGCGCCGGTACGTTCCTCCCCGGCATGGAGCCCGAGCAGGCCATCCGCAACCTGATCTACGCCCTGGGCAAGGGTGTTCTGAAGGTCATGTCGAAGATGGGCATCTCCACCGTCGCCTCCTACCGCGGCGCCCAGGTCTTCGAGGCCGTCGGTCTCGACCAGGCCTTCGTGGAGAAGTACTTCAACGGCACCGCCACCAAGATCGGCGGCGTCGGCATCGACGTCATCGCCAAGGAGGTCGCCGCCCGCCACGCCAAGGCGTACCCGGCCTCCGGCATCGCCCCGGCGCACCGCGCGCTGGACATCGGCGGCGAGTACCAGTGGCGCCGCGAGGGCGAGCCGCACCTGTTCGACCCGGAGACGGTGTTCCGCCTCCAGCACTCGACCCGCACCGGGCGCTACGACATCTTCAAGAAGTACACGGACCGCGTGAACGAGCAGTCCGAGCGCCTGATGACGCTCCGCGGGCTCTTCGGCTTCACCTCGGACCGTCAGCCGATCTCGATCGACGAGGTCGAGCCGGTCTCCGAGATCGTCAAGCGGTTCTCGACGGGCGCCATGTCGTACGGCTCCATCTCCAAGGAAGCCCACGAGACGCTCGCCATCGCCATGAACCAGCTGGGCGGCAAGTCCAACACCGGTGAGGGCGGCGAGGACGCGGACCGGCTGTACGACCCGGCGCGGCGTTCGTCGATCAAGCAGGTCGCCTCCGGCCGCTTCGGTGTGACCTCGGAGTACCTGGTCAACGCCGACGACATCCAGATCAAGATGGCCCAGGGCGCCAAGCCCGGTGAGGGCGGCCAGCTGCCCGGCCACAAGGTCTACCCGTGGGTCGCCAAGACGCGTCACTCGACGCCGGGCGTGGGCCTGATCTCCCCGCCGCCGCACCACGACATCTACTCCATCGAAGACCTGGCCCAGCTGATCCACGACCTGAAGAACGCGAACCCTCAGGCGCGGATTCACGTCAAGCTGGTCTCCGAGGTCGGCGTCGGCACGGTCGCCGCGGGTGTGTCCAAGGCGCACGCGGACGTCGTCCTGATCTCCGGTCACGACGGTGGTACGGGCGCCTCGCCGCTCACCTCGCTCAAGCACGCCGGCGGTCCCTGGGAGCTGGGTCTCGCCGAGACCCAGCAGACCCTGCTGCTCAACGGCCTGCGCGACCGCATCGTCGTGCAGACCGACGGTCAGCTGAAGACCGGCCGTGACGTCGTCATCGCCGCGCTGCTCGGCGCCGAGGAGTTCGGTTTCGCGACCGCGCCGCTCGTCGTCTCCGGCTGCGTCATGATGCGCGTCTGCCACCTGGACACCTGCCCGGTCGGCATCGCCACCCAGAACCCGACGCTGCGCGACCGGTTCTCCGGCAAGGCCGAATACGTCGTGAACTTCTTCCAGTTCATCGCCGAAGAGGTCCGCGAGATCCTCGCCGAGCTCGGCTTCCGGTCCATCGAGGAGGCCGTCGGCCACGCCGAGGCGCTCGATGTGACCCGCGCGGTCGACCACTGGAAGGCGCAGGGCCTGAACCTGGAGCCGCTGTTCCATGTGCCCGCCCTGCCCGAGGGCGCGGTCCGCCACCAGCTGATCGAGCAGGACCACGGTCTGGAGAAGGCGCTCGACAACGAGCTGATCAAGCTCGCCGCCGACGCCCTCGCCGCGGACTCCGCCACCGACGCCCAGCCGGTGCGCGCCCAGGTCGCCATCCGCAACATCAACCGCACGGTCGGCACCATGCTCGGCCACGAGGTGACGAAGAAGTTCGGTGGCGCGGGCCTGCCCGACGACACCATCGACATCACCTTCACGGGTTCCGCCGGCCAGTCCTTCGGCGCCTTCCTCCCGCGCGGTGTCACGCTGCGCCTGGAGGGCGACGCCAACGACTACGTCGGCAAGGGCCTCTCCGGCGGCCGGGTCATCGTCCGGCCCGACCGGAACGCCGACCACCTCGCCGAGTACTCGACCATCGCGGGCAACACCATCGCCTACGGCGCGACCGGCGGCGAGCTGTTCCTGCGCGGTCGTACCGGTGAGCGGTTCTGTGTCCGCAACTCCGGCGCGACCGTGGTCTCCGAGGGCGTGGGCGACCACGGCTGCGAGTACATGACCGGCGGTCACGCGGTGGTGCTCGGTGAGACGGGCCGTAACTTCGCGGCCGGTATGTCGGGCGGTGTCGCCTACGTCATCGACCTCGACCGCGACAACGTCAACGTCGGCAACCTCGACGCGATCGAGGCGCTCTCGGACGACGACCGCAAGTGGCTGCACGACGTGGTGCGCCGGCACGCCGAGGAGACCGGTTCGACGGTCGCCGAGAAGCTGCTCGCCGACTGGGACGCCAACGTGGAGCGCTTCAGCAAGATCATCCCCAGCACGTACAAGGCAGTGCTCGCCGCCAAGGCCGCCGCCGAGCAGGCCGGTCTCTCCGAGACCGAGATCACCGAGAAGATGATGGAGGCGGCGATCAATGGCTGA